CATGGCCTTTAACGGCACGCACAACTTTGCCAAGCAGGAACTGGTGGACTACCTGGAGAAGATCGGGATGCGCTTCGGCGCCGACGTCAATGCCTTCACCAGCTTCGACGAGACCGTGTACATGCTCGAGGTGCCCACGGACGATGACGAGATCTTCGCGACCGCGTTTCAAATCCTGGAGGATTGGGCGCATCGGGTCAGCTTCGACGGCGAGGAGATCGACAAGGAGCGGGGCGTGGTGGTCGAGGAGTGGCGCCTCGGACGGGGCGCCAACAGCCGGATTCGCGACCGGCAGTTTCCGGTGATCTTCCACGGCTCTCTCTACGCCGAGCGCCTGCCGATTGGTGAGCGAGAGATCCTCGAGAAAGCTCCCCATGACTCCTTCCGGAGCTTCTACCGCGACTGGTACCGCCCAGATCTCATGGCCGTCGTAGCCGTGGGTGACTTCGATGAGACCGACACCATCGGGCGCATCGAAGAGCACTTCGGTCGCATTCCGATGCCGGAGGAACCCCGTCCACGCACCGAGTCCCCGGTCCCCGGCCACGACGAAACGCTGACCTCGATCGTCACCGATGAGGAGGCCACCGCCGTGAGAGTCACTGTGGGCTACAAGCGACCCTTGCAGAAGACCCGATCCGTCGGCGATGCGCGCAGAGACCTCATCGACAATCTCTACGACGCCATGATGAACGCACGCCTGAGCGAGCTCGCCAAGGAAGCCGACCCCCCCTACCAGTATGGCTTCGCCGGCTCGGGGCCCCTGGGCAGAACCAAGGCGATGTACAGCATCTCGGCGGGTGTTCGTGACGGAGGCGTCGACCGAGGCCTGACGACGCTTCTCACCGAGGCCAAGCGCGTCGCGGAGCACGGCTTTTCGGCAAGCGAGCTGGAGCGAGCAAAGACCAACATGCTGCGCGGCATCGAGCGCCTTTGGGAAGAGCGCGACAAGCAGGAGTCCGCCCGTTACGTCGGCGGCTACTCTCGCCATTTCCTGGATCAGGCACCGATCCCGAGCATCGACTTCGTTCGCGACCTCTACACTCGGCTGATGCCGGGTATCGAGCTGGCCGAGGTCAACGCGCGGGCCGGTCAGTGGATCACCGACACCAACCGGATCATCCTCCTGAGCGGCCCCGACACCGACGAAGCCGGAATCCCTCGAGAGGCCGAGCTGCTGGGCTTGTTCGCCGCCGCCGAGAAGCTGGACGTCACCCCCTGGGTGGATAGGACCCGCGACGAGCCGCTGGTCGAAAGGCAGCCCGAGCCCGGCAGCATCGTGTCGGAAGAGGCCATCGCCGAGATCGGAGCCACTCTATGGCAGCTCTCGAACGGTGCGCAGCTCTTGCTCAAACCGACCGACTTCAAGAACGACGAGGTTCTGATTCGAGGGTACAGCCCCGGCGGCCATTCTCTGGTCCCCGAACAGGATTACATTTCGGCCATCCAGGCCACCGCCGTGGCGGCAGAGATGGGGCTCGGCAACTTCGACTCCATTGAGCTCGGCAAGGCTCTGACCGGCAAGGTCGCCGGCGTCAACGCGTTCGTCGGTGAGATCAGCGAGGGAATCAGCGGCCGCGCTTCGCCACGCGATCTCGAGACGCTGTTTCAACTCATCTACCTGAAGTTCACCGGAGCTCGGCGAGACGAGCGGGCCTTCAAGTCCTACCTCAGCACCGCCCGCGGCAATCTCGAGAACCAGGAGGCGTCGCCGAGCTTCTGGTTCAACAAGAAGTGGAACGAGGTGACCTTCAAGGGGCATCCCCGGCGCCGGCTGTTCACGATCGAAACCTACGACGAGGTCAATCTCGATCGCGCCCTCGAGATCTACAACGATCGCTTTGCCGACGCCTCCGATTTCGTCTTTACGATGGTCGGGAGCTTCGAGCTGGACGTGGTCCGCCCGCTGGTCGAGACCTGGCTGGCTTCCCTGCCCGCAATCCACCGCAATGAGACATTTCGCGACGTCGAGGCCTACGCCGAGCCTGGCGTCAGCGAGTTCGAGGTGCGCAAAGGCATCGAGCCCAAAAGCAACGTGCGAATTGTCTTCCACGGCTTCGCCGACTGGAGCCCGCTCCAGGCTCACATCGCGTCTTCCATGGCCGATGCGCTTCGCATCCGGCTGCGTGAAGTCATGCGGGAAGATCTGGGCGGCGTCTACGGAGTGCGCGTCTACTCCAGCCTCCGCCGCTATCCAAAAGGTCGATACAACTCGGGCATCAGCTTTACCTGCGATCCCGATCGAACCGAAGAGCTCCTGTCGGCGGCGTTTGCCGAGCTCGACAGCCTGAGGACCGAGGGACCGACGCAGGCGACCGTCGATAAGGTGCGAGAGATCCAGCGGCGGTCGCGCGAGACTGCGCTCGAGCGCAACGGCTTCTGGCTCGGGGCTCTCCACCTCCAGCAGATCAACGACCTGCCGCTTACCGAGATCCTCGAATACGACCGGAAGATCGAGGCCGTAACCCGCGACTCGGTTCGTGAAGCAGCTCGGCGCTACTTCGACAGCACGAGCTATATCCTGGGCGTACTCAATTCGGAAGAGGCCGCTACGGACTAGCCTGCCCTTCTCACCAGCGTTCGTAACGAGGGGCCGCTAGATCCCCAGCTTGGTCGAGGTCGCCAGAATCGTGTCGCCCAGCGGATCGTGCAGGGCGAACACCAGGTCCTGAGGCTCACGCTTGACCTTGATCTCGAGCTCGTAGGTGGCATAGGCCCCGGCCGGGGGCGGCTCGTCGCCACTCAAGACCACCGGCACCACCGAGATCTCGTTGCGCTCCCCGGCATCGTTGAGCGCGCCGATTCTCAGCTCGAGCTCGGCGACGAAACGACCCTCATAGGGCAGCATAGTGACCTCGTCCATCGGAATTCGGATCTCGACCGGCACCTCGACCCTGCGCCCCTTCTTGGGCACCGGCCCTAGCCGCACCTCGAGCGGATTGGCTCCTGGTAAGTCGCCGAAATAGAGCGCGCTCTCGACCATGAAGCCGAGCTCCTTCGACCGTGACAGATCCTGGAACCCCTCGCGGTAGCGGACCTTGAGCCCGGGGCGCGTCACCTCGAGCCTGATCTTGTGATTCTTGTCGTCGCCCTGCCAATCGGGCGTGAAACCGAGCCAGTAGTAGGAACGGGTGTCTTCGATCACGGTATCGAAGGCCTTCAGGCGCGACTCACCAAGCATCGCCTGCCCACCGGTCTCGACCGCAAGGACCGCGAGTGTGGCCTGTACTTCGGACTCCCGAAAAGGAGCCCTGAAGATGGTCACACCGACACTGTCATCCAGCCCCGTATTGCCCGGAACGTCTACCGGATAGAGCGTATAGCCGAGCAGGTTGGCCACTTCGTACATGGGGCGGAGGAGCTTCGGCCCCTGGTGGCCGCACTCACCGGTGCGGTGAATCGCCGGAGTGGCGCCCATAACGTATTCGTATGCGGAGCTTGGCCAGCCGCCGGAGAGAAGCAACATCACCTTGCGTCCCGGCGGCGACCCGAAACTGCGCAGGGTCGCGGTGACCCCGGAGGTCACTCGCTTCAGCTGCCGCTCCAGGAAGTTGATCGTCGCGCAGGCGTCGGCCTCACGACTCGCTGCACGAATGCCCTCAAAGGTGGGAGCTGGCGGATCGTCCCTGGTGTCCTGGACCGAGCCCGCTTCCGTCACCTCGAAGCTCCCTGTCGCGTCGGTCGCATTCACAAGGGACGCTGAGGTAAAGCCGCGCGCCCTACGCCGTATCGCCTGCTCGAGGGTCGACCTCAAGCGCAGCTCGGACTGGGTCCAGGAGGTCAGCATCTCGATCCGCTTGCCGTCGAAGGCGACGATAGCCATTCGATCCTCCGGACCCAGTCGATCGAGACTTTCGACGATGCCCTGGATCACCTGGTTGCGGTCTCGCGCGATCTTGGTGAAATAGTCGTCGATGAATACCAAGTAGCTGGTGCCGACGCGCTGCCCGGCCTCGACACCTACATTCGGGGCGGCTGGCATCTTCTCCTTGGATGCCAGCACTTTCTTCTCGAGCAGCCGACCCTCCGAGATCTCGGAGAAGAAGCCGATAGGCACCTCCTTGCCGTCCACCCGAAGCCGGAAGTCATCCTCGGCGAGGTCCGAGACCCGGTTGCCCTGCTTATCTTCCACAACCACCTCGACGTTGACCACACGCACCTCGAGGCGCTCTCCGAAAACGCCCGCCGGCCGTTCCTGAGCGATCGCTCCGGAGGCGAGGAGACAAGGCGCCCACATTCCGAAACACGCCATGGCTATCTTGCGATTCATCGGCTCCCTCCTTCCCCGAGGCTAACCTAGATTTACGAGTTTCGCGCTTGACTTGCCCACGAACGGCCGAAGTCGGCGCTCCGCCCCTAGAGCGCGAGCTTGGTCGCCGCGGCTAGAATCGTATCGCCGAGCGGATCGTGAAGAACGAAGACGAGATCCTGCGCCTGGCGCTTGACCTTGATCTCGAGCTCGTAGGCGGCGTATGCCCCGGGCGGCGGCGGCTCGTCGTCACTCAACGCCACCGGCACCACCGAGATCTCGTTTCGCTCGCCATTCTCGTTCAGTGAGCCAATGCGTAGCTCGAGCCTCGCCACGTAGCGGCCTCGATCAAGCAACATAGTGAGCTCGTCCATCGGAATCCTGAGCTCGAGCGGCACCTCAACCCTGCGGCCTTTCCTGGGCACGGCACCAAGCCGAACCTGCAGAGGCTTCGAGCCCGGCAGTTCTCCGAAGAACAGGGCGCTCTCGACCATGAACCCGAGCTCCTTGGATCGGGACAGATCCTGAAAGCCCTCCCGATAGCGTACCCGCAATCCGGGCTCTCGGACGTCCAGCTTGATGTCGTGATCGCGGTCGTCGCCGCGCCAAGCGGGAACGAAGCCCAACCAGTAGTACGAGCGGGTGTTGTCAACGACGGTCTCGAACGCGCTCAAGCGGGCGCCATCCAACATCGCACGTCCGCCGGTCTCGACGGCCAGCTCCGCCAGCGTTGCGTGGATCTCGGATTCCCGAAAGGCCGCAGTCGGAATTCGGGAGAGTGAGCTGCCGGTAATCCCCGGCCCTGTCGCCGCCAGAGCCAAGTCGTCGGCTTCGTCGGCATGTACGCTCAGTCGAGACTCGTCTGGGAGATCGATCGGATAGAGCGTGTAGCCCAGCAGGTTGGCGATGTCGTACATGGGCTTTACGATCCGCTCGGACGCAGCCCCACACTCTCCGGTCTCGAGCAACGGCTGTGTCGGACCGAGAAGGTAGTCGTAGGCGGAACTCGGCCAGCCCCCGGACAGGACCAGCATGACCTTACGCCCTGGAGGAGATGAGAAACTCCGCAATGTCGCCGTGACTCCCGATGTCACCCGTCGGAGCTGTCTCTCCAGGAAGTTGATCGCGGCACAGGAATCGGCCTCCGGGCTGGCGACATCGAGTGGCGGCAGGTCCGTGACTGGGATCGCTTCGCCGGCATTCTCGAATGCAGCTTGCGCCTCGGCCGGTATGCGTGCCGCCGCCGGCTGGACCGCACCGAGCCGAGTATTGCTGTCAGCTCGCTGCGTCTCCGTGTTCGTCCGGATACCTCGAGCCTGGCGCAGCTTTGCCCGCTCGAGGGTCGAACTCAACCGGGACCGGGACTGGGACCACGAGCTCAGCATCTCGATCTTGCGGCCGTCGAACGCGACAATCGCCATGCGGTCCTCGGATCCGAGGCGGTAAAGACCGTCGATGATGCCTTGAATCACCTGGTTGCGATCTCGAGCAACGGTGGTGAAGTAGTCGTCGATGAACACCAGGTAGCTGGTGCCCACCTCCTGGCCGGCATCGAGCCCCTTGACGCCGGAGACTGGAGTGTCGACGTCCGTCTCAAGAAGCCTCCGGTCGAGTACACGACCGTCGGCAATCTCGGAGAAGAAGCCGATCGGAACCGCTTTCCCGTCGATCCTAAGAACGAAATCATCAAGGGCTAGATTATGGACACGGTTCCCTTCACGGTCTTCGACCACTACCTCGACGTTGACCACTCGAACCTCGACCCTCTCCCCGAAAATAGCTGCCGGATCTTCATCGGCGACCGCAAAAGAGGTCACCAAGAACAGAGCCAAGAGGACAGAGGACGCTTGCGCCGCCTTGTGGGTCATGGAACCACCTCCGTGAGTTGTCGTCGCAAGCCCAGAACAGCAAGATCCGCGCCACCGCGAAGGCAACTTCATGGCGACCGAGTCGTATCTGGCTGCATGGTCGTGAGACACTACCCGCTCCGAGTAGCCAACTGAACCGACGACTCCCGGCGCGCCGATCGCGCGGTGGCTGCTCGAAACGTCCGTATCGCAAGAAAGGTGTACACATGAGGTCATCCAGTCTCACCAGTTCGCTGCTCGTATCTCTCCTGCTTGCCTCCTTTGTCTTGGCTCTCCCAGCCCCGACACCCGCCGGCGACACCGAAGACTGGACGCGCTGGGGCGGTCCCAGCCAAGATTTCAAAGCACCGGCTGCCGACATAGCCCAGCGCTGGCCCGCTACCGGTCCCAAGAGGCTCTGGTCTCGCGAGCTCGGCGACGGCTATTCCACGGTTCTGGTCGAGGGCGGCCGTCTCTACACCATGTACCGGGCCGGCGAGGAGGAGGCGGTGATCTGCCTCGACGCCGAAAGCGGCAAGACGCTCTGGGAGCGACGCTACGACCACGACCCGCATGAGAACCACGTCACGCAGTTCGGAATCGGCCCGCGAGCCACCCCTCTCGTCTCGGGCGAGCGGATCTACACCATCGGAGTTGCCGGCCGCTTGCACGTCCTCGACAAGTCCACCGGCGAGGTCATCTGGTCACAGGACCTTTGGGGAGAGGAGTTCGGCGGCAATCTGCTTCCTCATGGGTACGCCTCGAGCCCGGTCGAGTACGCAGACACCGTCATCGCGCTCGTCGGCGGCGAGAACAAGAGCATCGTTGCCTTCAACAAGAAGGACGGTTCCGTGGCCTGGCAGAGTCTGAGCTTCGCCAACAGCTACGCGACGCCCAAGATCTTCGATATCCAAGGCCAGGACCAGCTGGTCACGTTCATGGCCCAGGAGCTCGTCGGGGTCGACCCGACCAACGGCGAGCTGCTCTGGAGCCACCCGGTGGAGAACCAGTTCCAGCAGAACATCAACCCGCCGACTCTGGTCGACGGCAGGTATCTCTTTCTGTCCTCGCTACAAGCCGGTTCGCACGGCCTCGAGCTCATCCGTAGCGACGACGGAAAGACCCAAGTCAAGGAGCTCTGGTCGACGCGCAAGATCCAGTTCTACCACGTGACTAGCGTCGGCGATGGCGACTATGTCTACGGCACCAGCGGCGGCGGCTCACCCGCCTTTATGTCGGCCATCAATGTCAAGACGGGCGAGATTCCGTGGCGGCGGCGCGGTTTCGCCAAGGCCAACACCGTTTTCGCCGACGGCCGGGTGATCGTGCTCGACGAAGACGGCAAGCTCTACCTCACCACCGCGACGCCCGAAGACATGACGATCCACTCCGAGGTCGAGCTCCTGAACCGGGTGGCCTGGACGGCACCGACCATCGTGGGCAAGACCATGTACGTGCGCGACAAGGTCAACATCATGGCTCTGGATCTGAGTACCGAGACGTCGAGTCCGGATGGCGAAGACGTCGCGACCGGGGTCGCGGAGGCCGTCGAGGTTGCTCTCGAGGCGGAGGCAACAGATGTCGCCGAGGCGGCGTTCGATTCTGTCGAGAGCAGCCTGGGCGCCCTGGAGGAAGATCCCAACGAGCCCGAAGCACTCAGGATTCTGAGGAAGGTCGACGCCGCGACCAAAGCGGTCTCCGGCGTTCGCTACAAGGCAACCAGCAAGCCGAGTGGCGCCGCTACCAACTTCGCCGCCCCCACCGCGGGCGATGCCCTGATGTTCGGCTGGACCGGTACCGGACCGGAGAACTTCCACACCAACGTCAAGAGCACACGGGTTGGCTCCGACGAACCGATCGAGCTGACCGCCGGGGGAGACGGAGACCTCTACTTCTTGATCGATCATAAGACCCAGAAGGCCTACGTCGATATGGATCCCAACGTCACAGGGTCGGGCGGCCGGACTCTCGGCAACATCCGAATGATCGAGTTCATCCACCCGACGCCGTTCGACGACGAGATCAACGGCGACAAGGCCGAGCTCATGGGGACCGAGAACGTCGCCGGCGTGGAATGCTACAAGATCCACGTGACCTACGCCGGTGGCCAAGGTGAGTCGACCTGGTTCTTCTCCACCCAGGACTACCTCCCCCGCAGACGGATACGGATCTTCAACACTCCTCAGGGCGAGGGCGCGATCGACATCACCGTGAGCGAGCTCAGTGTGGACCCGGACGTGGTGCCCGCGGCCTTCAAACTCGAGCTACCGGAAGGCTACGAGCGAGTCGACGACTTCGCGCCCTAGGGCTTGGCCCCGAAGGCCTGGAAAGCAGCGCCTACTGGACGCAGGCGGCTCTGATCTGCTCGTCCGAAAGGCCGGCCCTGGCCATGGCGGCGATCTGTTCTATGGCGCACGAGCTGCCTTCCGGTTTGACGCTGCCCGAGCTTGCACCTTCGGCGGCTTTCGCGCCCACGGCACCCGGCTCCGGAGGCCGATAGCCCTGTTTCGCCAGCTTCGCCCGCGCCTGCTGGATGTACTCGGGGTCGGCGTTTCGCTCGCAACCGACCCGGTCTTCGCCGTCGGCAAAGTAGAACTGGGCCCGGATGCTCGCGTTCGCCGAATCGTCGGCCTGGCCGGTTTCGGACTCCTGTTCGAGAATCCTCAGGTGGGAGTAGCCGGCGGCCACACAGAGAGAGGCCGTCTTCGTGTAGACCAGCTTCATGGCCTTGCCGCGCAGTCCGATGACCTTGACCCGGTGACTGACGACGAAGACGTCGTCGTCGAGCTGTGTGAAGGTGATCACGGCCCGCGCCGCCTGGGGAACGAGCAGCGCCGCCGCCAATAGAAAGATTGTCACTCTCACTTCATTGCTCCTTTCTTGCCGGGTCTTTGCCCCGGCTAGATAGCTGCGCTCGACGGCTACACGAATCCCATGTACATCGCGGTGAAGCTGATCAGGTGGGTAGCCGCGTGCGCCACGATCGGCACCCAGAGGTTGCGGCCAAAGATCAGAAACGCTCCGCCGTACAGCAAGCCCACGATACCGGTGACCGCCATACCGGATACACCCTGATAGAAGTGAATCAACCCGAAGTGCAGCGAGGTGAGGACCAGAGCCAGCGCCCAGGCGCTGCTCGAACCCCCGACCAGTTTGGCGATGCGTGTCATCAAGAATCCGCGCCAGATCACCTCCTCGGGAAAAGCGCTGGTCAGCCAGACGGTCGGCACCGTCATCAGCAGCCTGCTCAGGTTTCCCCGAACGGCGTCGAAGCGGGTCACGTCGGGCGGAGCAGCGCTGATCAAAGGACTGATCACGTAGGCCATCAGGCCCTGCGCCAGCGTTCCGCTCACTAGGGCCACCAGAACCCCCAAGGCGATGACCCGAGGCCAGCTTGCGGGTCGCCTCAGGCCAAATTCACCGACCTCGAGCCCCAGCGCGCGCTGAAAGACGAACACCAGCACCAGGCTCGATAGCGTGCCTCCGAGCGCAGCCGCATTGCCGGCACCGGTGCTGGCGCCCAAGTTCCCGCTCAAGAGCGCAAAGGCAAGGTGCACGCCAACGACGACCAGAACAGCGATCCAAGCGAGTCTGCGCCGCGGATCATGCAACCGCCCTTCGGCCACCACGGAGCTCTCGCCGATTTGCCGGCTGTCTTTCGGGTCGGTCACTTGCTCGGATCTTGACACACACCGGGACCGCTCCAGGCGTCGGCGGCGGCCGCGCGGCACAACCGGAGGAGTCACGGCGCAAGCGCGCTAGAGCGAATGCGGCAGGAGGTCGCGGTCGAGGTCGTTGAGAAGCCGCCTGCTCTCACGCCAGCGAGGCTCGCAACGAACGTTGAGATCGAGAAAGACGCGGCGGCCCAGGAGCCGTTCGAGATCGAGGCGGGCAGCGGTGCCGAGCTTCTTGATGGTCGCGCCCTGACGGCCGATCAGGATCGCCTTTTGGCCGGGCTTCTCGACCAGCAGGGACGCGTGAATCCTGGTCAGGTTTCTGGGCTCGTTGTCCTCCCACAGCTCGATCACCACCGCGGTCGTGTACGGCAGCTCGTCCCGCGTCTCGAGCAGAACCTTCTCGCGAATGAGCTCCGCGGACAGGAACTTCTCCGGATGCAGGGTCAGGAGCTCGGGATCGTACAGCGGCTCGCCCTCGGGCAGTGCCTCGAAGAGGAAGTCCAGAAGCGTGTCACAACCATCTCCGTCGAGCGCCGAGATCGGGATGATCTCCTCGAACAGCGCAGACTCGGCGTAGCGTCCGATCAGGGGCAACAGTTTGGGCTTCGCGACGATGTCGACCTTGTTCAGAGCTACAAAGCGACGCACATTCGTGCGCTCGAGCAGCGCCAGCATATGCGCGTCGCCGCCGGCGAACTTCTGGGTGGCGTCGGCCAGGAGGCAGACGACGTCGGCGTCGTTGAGCGCATCTACCGCATACTGGACCATGCGCCGATTGAGCTGGTGAAGAGGTTTGTGGACCCCCGGAGTGTCGTAGAAGACCATCTGCCCGCGTTCGGTGGTCAGAATGCCGACCAACCGGTGTCTCGTCGTCTGCGGCTTGTCGGACACGATGGCCAGCTTCTCGCCCAGGTAGCGGTTCATCAGGGTCGATTTGCCAGCGTTGGGCCGCCCGACCAGAGCCACCGTGCCGGAACGAAAACGGGTCATGGTGTTTCCGTAGATTCGGCGTTCCCGTCGGAGTTGGACGCGCGTTCGACCCTGAGCCGCTCTACCCGTCTCTCGCCGACTCGCTCGACCACGAATCGCAGTCCATGGGCCTCGACAATCGCACCGGGCTCGGGCAAATCGCCCAGATGACCGAATATCAGGCCGCCAACGGTTTCGTAGGGCTCGTCATCCAACTCGACATCGAACAGATCCTCGAGATCGTCGAGAGGCGTCATGCCCTCCAGGCGCCAGCCGCCGGCTTCCAACTGCCTGGCTCCGAATTCGTCTTCCTCGTGCTCGTCGACGATCTCACCCACGATCTCCTCGAGCAGATCCTCGACCGTGACCAGGCCCGCGATGCCTCCATACTCCTCGACCACGATCGCCATCTGGTGGTGACCGGCCTGCATCTCGCGCAGCAGCTCGGCGAGTGGCTTGGTCTCGGGCACGATGAAGGCCTCGCGAGCCAGGCTGCGCGGAGGCGGCGGCGCCTCCGACTGCGACGCCGCCAAGACGTCACGAATGTGAAGCACCCCGCGTATATCGTCCACCGAATCGACGTAGAGGGGAATCCGCGAGTGCTGCGACTCCAGAAACAGTGCGACCAGGTCGTCTAGATCGGTTGTCGCGGGCGCGCACACCATGTCGATTCTGGGCGTCATCACGCTCCTGACGATGGAGTCACCGAAATCAATGACCCGCATGATGAGGTCGCCCTCGTCGGGCTCGATGATTCCCTCCTTGGCACCGACATCCAGAAACGCCTCGATCTCCCCGTCCGAAGCCTCGTCTTCGGGCTCGCCCGAGTCCCCGTTCTCATCGGCGGCCGCGTGCACGATCCGCGAGATCAGAGGCACGAACGGGCTCAAAATCCAACGCGCCAATCGGTAGGTCGGCGTGAGCCGGCGAAGCACCCTCTCGGCGTTGGTGCCGACGAAAACTCGATTGAAGATCTCGGTCGCAAGCAGCACCACCACCGCAATCCCGACTCCCCAGAACATCGCTGAGCGCTCCGCGGCTCCAACGCCGCGCGCGACCGCCGCCACGCTCAGCACGAGGGCTATCGGCAGGGCCTTGGCGAGGAAGCTCAGAAGGTAACGAAACGCCTCGAACCTGGTCGGCGCGGTGTAGAGCTCCTCCAGCTTGCCGCCGGCCTCTTCGGCCCAATGCCGCACTCGAATCGGACCCGGCCGGTCCAACATCGCGGCCAGCACTTGAAAGAGGATCGCCACCACGCCGACGAGCCCGGCAATCAGCGCGAGAAAGGCCGGGTTGCCCAGTCCGCCGTTCACGGGGCTGGCACCCACCGCCGCCGGAGTCGTCGCTCCAGTCGGTCCATCTCACCGCTGTCAGTTTCGTGGTCGTGCCCAAGGCAGTGAAGAACTCCGTGCAGTAGCAGAACCTTGAGCTCGCGCTCAACGGAATGGCCGCGCTCCAGGGCCTGTCGTCTGGCAGCAGGCACCGATACCGCGATGTCTCCCAGGTGGATCCCGTCCATCGTTGTCTCACC
The bacterium DNA segment above includes these coding regions:
- a CDS encoding PQQ-binding-like beta-propeller repeat protein, coding for MRSSSLTSSLLVSLLLASFVLALPAPTPAGDTEDWTRWGGPSQDFKAPAADIAQRWPATGPKRLWSRELGDGYSTVLVEGGRLYTMYRAGEEEAVICLDAESGKTLWERRYDHDPHENHVTQFGIGPRATPLVSGERIYTIGVAGRLHVLDKSTGEVIWSQDLWGEEFGGNLLPHGYASSPVEYADTVIALVGGENKSIVAFNKKDGSVAWQSLSFANSYATPKIFDIQGQDQLVTFMAQELVGVDPTNGELLWSHPVENQFQQNINPPTLVDGRYLFLSSLQAGSHGLELIRSDDGKTQVKELWSTRKIQFYHVTSVGDGDYVYGTSGGGSPAFMSAINVKTGEIPWRRRGFAKANTVFADGRVIVLDEDGKLYLTTATPEDMTIHSEVELLNRVAWTAPTIVGKTMYVRDKVNIMALDLSTETSSPDGEDVATGVAEAVEVALEAEATDVAEAAFDSVESSLGALEEDPNEPEALRILRKVDAATKAVSGVRYKATSKPSGAATNFAAPTAGDALMFGWTGTGPENFHTNVKSTRVGSDEPIELTAGGDGDLYFLIDHKTQKAYVDMDPNVTGSGGRTLGNIRMIEFIHPTPFDDEINGDKAELMGTENVAGVECYKIHVTYAGGQGESTWFFSTQDYLPRRRIRIFNTPQGEGAIDITVSELSVDPDVVPAAFKLELPEGYERVDDFAP
- a CDS encoding VWA domain-containing protein, with translation MNRKIAMACFGMWAPCLLASGAIAQERPAGVFGERLEVRVVNVEVVVEDKQGNRVSDLAEDDFRLRVDGKEVPIGFFSEISEGRLLEKKVLASKEKMPAAPNVGVEAGQRVGTSYLVFIDDYFTKIARDRNQVIQGIVESLDRLGPEDRMAIVAFDGKRIEMLTSWTQSELRLRSTLEQAIRRRARGFTSASLVNATDATGSFEVTEAGSVQDTRDDPPAPTFEGIRAASREADACATINFLERQLKRVTSGVTATLRSFGSPPGRKVMLLLSGGWPSSAYEYVMGATPAIHRTGECGHQGPKLLRPMYEVANLLGYTLYPVDVPGNTGLDDSVGVTIFRAPFRESEVQATLAVLAVETGGQAMLGESRLKAFDTVIEDTRSYYWLGFTPDWQGDDKNHKIRLEVTRPGLKVRYREGFQDLSRSKELGFMVESALYFGDLPGANPLEVRLGPVPKKGRRVEVPVEIRIPMDEVTMLPYEGRFVAELELRIGALNDAGERNEISVVPVVLSGDEPPPAGAYATYELEIKVKREPQDLVFALHDPLGDTILATSTKLGI
- a CDS encoding CPBP family intramembrane metalloprotease — encoded protein: MTDPKDSRQIGESSVVAEGRLHDPRRRLAWIAVLVVVGVHLAFALLSGNLGASTGAGNAAALGGTLSSLVLVFVFQRALGLEVGEFGLRRPASWPRVIALGVLVALVSGTLAQGLMAYVISPLISAAPPDVTRFDAVRGNLSRLLMTVPTVWLTSAFPEEVIWRGFLMTRIAKLVGGSSSAWALALVLTSLHFGLIHFYQGVSGMAVTGIVGLLYGGAFLIFGRNLWVPIVAHAATHLISFTAMYMGFV
- a CDS encoding GTPase Era; its protein translation is MTRFRSGTVALVGRPNAGKSTLMNRYLGEKLAIVSDKPQTTRHRLVGILTTERGQMVFYDTPGVHKPLHQLNRRMVQYAVDALNDADVVCLLADATQKFAGGDAHMLALLERTNVRRFVALNKVDIVAKPKLLPLIGRYAESALFEEIIPISALDGDGCDTLLDFLFEALPEGEPLYDPELLTLHPEKFLSAELIREKVLLETRDELPYTTAVVIELWEDNEPRNLTRIHASLLVEKPGQKAILIGRQGATIKKLGTAARLDLERLLGRRVFLDLNVRCEPRWRESRRLLNDLDRDLLPHSL
- a CDS encoding insulinase family protein, which translates into the protein MKHPALAVPAALALLALGVLLGCSAALPDPQAPAPDSPTLPPPSATAGGEAAAATDVDRFASDAVIPVDPDVTIGKLDNGLTYYVRANGKPENRASLRLVVNAGSIVEDEDQRGLAHFVEHMAFNGTHNFAKQELVDYLEKIGMRFGADVNAFTSFDETVYMLEVPTDDDEIFATAFQILEDWAHRVSFDGEEIDKERGVVVEEWRLGRGANSRIRDRQFPVIFHGSLYAERLPIGEREILEKAPHDSFRSFYRDWYRPDLMAVVAVGDFDETDTIGRIEEHFGRIPMPEEPRPRTESPVPGHDETLTSIVTDEEATAVRVTVGYKRPLQKTRSVGDARRDLIDNLYDAMMNARLSELAKEADPPYQYGFAGSGPLGRTKAMYSISAGVRDGGVDRGLTTLLTEAKRVAEHGFSASELERAKTNMLRGIERLWEERDKQESARYVGGYSRHFLDQAPIPSIDFVRDLYTRLMPGIELAEVNARAGQWITDTNRIILLSGPDTDEAGIPREAELLGLFAAAEKLDVTPWVDRTRDEPLVERQPEPGSIVSEEAIAEIGATLWQLSNGAQLLLKPTDFKNDEVLIRGYSPGGHSLVPEQDYISAIQATAVAAEMGLGNFDSIELGKALTGKVAGVNAFVGEISEGISGRASPRDLETLFQLIYLKFTGARRDERAFKSYLSTARGNLENQEASPSFWFNKKWNEVTFKGHPRRRLFTIETYDEVNLDRALEIYNDRFADASDFVFTMVGSFELDVVRPLVETWLASLPAIHRNETFRDVEAYAEPGVSEFEVRKGIEPKSNVRIVFHGFADWSPLQAHIASSMADALRIRLREVMREDLGGVYGVRVYSSLRRYPKGRYNSGISFTCDPDRTEELLSAAFAELDSLRTEGPTQATVDKVREIQRRSRETALERNGFWLGALHLQQINDLPLTEILEYDRKIEAVTRDSVREAARRYFDSTSYILGVLNSEEAATD
- a CDS encoding VWA domain-containing protein → MTHKAAQASSVLLALFLVTSFAVADEDPAAIFGERVEVRVVNVEVVVEDREGNRVHNLALDDFVLRIDGKAVPIGFFSEIADGRVLDRRLLETDVDTPVSGVKGLDAGQEVGTSYLVFIDDYFTTVARDRNQVIQGIIDGLYRLGSEDRMAIVAFDGRKIEMLSSWSQSRSRLSSTLERAKLRQARGIRTNTETQRADSNTRLGAVQPAAARIPAEAQAAFENAGEAIPVTDLPPLDVASPEADSCAAINFLERQLRRVTSGVTATLRSFSSPPGRKVMLVLSGGWPSSAYDYLLGPTQPLLETGECGAASERIVKPMYDIANLLGYTLYPIDLPDESRLSVHADEADDLALAATGPGITGSSLSRIPTAAFRESEIHATLAELAVETGGRAMLDGARLSAFETVVDNTRSYYWLGFVPAWRGDDRDHDIKLDVREPGLRVRYREGFQDLSRSKELGFMVESALFFGELPGSKPLQVRLGAVPRKGRRVEVPLELRIPMDELTMLLDRGRYVARLELRIGSLNENGERNEISVVPVALSDDEPPPPGAYAAYELEIKVKRQAQDLVFVLHDPLGDTILAAATKLAL